TACATTATTGCGGAGCCTGCGGCGGACTGACTGCTCCCTGCGCCCGCCCTCTCCTTGGCCATCTCCCCGGCGTGGTAGCTGCTGCGCACGAATGGAGCGCTTGCAACGCTGGCAAACCCCATGCGGCGTCCGTCGCGACCGAGTTGCGCGAAGATATCCGGCTCGACGAAGTCCGCTACCGTCACGTGTGCCGGACTCGGACGCAGATACTGGCCAAGGGTAAGAATCGCACAGCCTGCTTCCCGCAGGTCGCCCATGACCTCGTGGATCTCGTCGAGTGACTCACCGAGTCCGAGCATAAGGCCGGACTTCGTGGGCATGTCGATCCTGGTCGCGATTGCACGCTTCCGCGCATGCACGAGCACATCAAGCGACCGGCGATAGTCAGCGCCGGGGCGTACCTCACCATACAGACGCGGCACGGTCTCCAGATTGTGATTGAAGACGTCCGGAGCAGCGTCGACCACGCGATCCACGCTCTCCCAACGGCCTGCGAAGTCGCTCGTCAATACCTCGATTGTCGCGTCGGGCACGACCGCACGCACGGCCTCGATGACCGCGACGAAGTGGGCGGCGCCTCCGTCAGGCAGGTCATCGCGTGTGACCGTCGTAACTACTATGTGAGAGAGTTCCATGCGCCGGGCCGCCTCGGCAAGGCGTGCGGGCTCCTCGGGGTCGAGGGGTTCCGGAGTCCGGGTGTCCACGGCACAGAAGCGGCATCCGCGCGTGCACGCGTCGCCCATGATCAGGAACGTCGCCGTCCCCGACGAGAAGCATTCGCCTCGGTTCGGACACTTGGCGGATCGGCATACGGTGTGGAGTTCGAGCTCGCCAAGGACGTCTTCCACCTTGCCGGAGCGCCCGGGTGTGGCAATAGGCCGCCTCAACCAGGGCGGCAGACGATGAGTCGAACTGCCGTGTTCGTATGCCATGCGGGCGATGGTACCATGCCTGAGGGACGGCGGGCGCCATCGCCACGATGTAGGAAAATGGGGGTAATGATGAGCGATGTGACAAGCGAGGCGCGGGCAGCAACCGAGACGGACGGGAGGGCTTCCCGATCGGGCAAGACGGCGTTCGCGCTCGGTCCGATCGTGGCAGCAGTGGGGGCTGCGGCATGTCTCGGCATTTCGTTCGTTCTCACGGGCAGCGGTGTGACCGCAGGGTTCGCGATGGTCCACGCCTCAGACGCGATCGAGAACCAATTCAACCTCGCGGCGCTTCCGTTCCTGCTCCCCGCAGCGATCGTCCTCGCCCTGCTCGCGCTGGCTCTGTGGTTCGCCGCACCCCGGCTTGAAGGCCTGTGGGTGCGCCTCGGCGTCGGCGTTGTGTTAGCTGCCGCCGTTCCAGCAGCCTGTGCGGCGATCCTTGGGCTGCTGATGGGCGATCCTGGCGAAAACATACCGTGGATGCTCAGCCTCTACTTCCAGCCCATGGTCTTTGCGGTGCTGCTGTACTGGCTACCTGCTCTCTCCACC
This genomic interval from Actinomycetota bacterium contains the following:
- the lipA gene encoding lipoyl synthase, producing the protein MAYEHGSSTHRLPPWLRRPIATPGRSGKVEDVLGELELHTVCRSAKCPNRGECFSSGTATFLIMGDACTRGCRFCAVDTRTPEPLDPEEPARLAEAARRMELSHIVVTTVTRDDLPDGGAAHFVAVIEAVRAVVPDATIEVLTSDFAGRWESVDRVVDAAPDVFNHNLETVPRLYGEVRPGADYRRSLDVLVHARKRAIATRIDMPTKSGLMLGLGESLDEIHEVMGDLREAGCAILTLGQYLRPSPAHVTVADFVEPDIFAQLGRDGRRMGFASVASAPFVRSSYHAGEMAKERAGAGSSQSAAGSAIM